The bacterium region TGCCGCGGGGATCAGCCGTAGCGCACTCGAGAAGCGTTTTCGCGCACGCCTGCACACCACCGTCAACGGCGCGATCCGCCGGCAACGCCTGGCGAAGGCCAAGACGCTCCTGATCGAATCGACATTGACCATTCAAGAAATCGCCGACGCCACCGGCTTCCGCCGCGCCACCTACTTCTGCAACGCCTTCAAAGACGACACCGGCATGTCGCCCGGCACGTGGAGGGCAAAGCATCTGCGTTCATCCTGAGAATTTGTGGCCATTGACACCTTCGCCCTGCTCGCGCGCGAATAGCGACTACTCCCCCACCGAGGCCCCGATGGTTTACCAGATCGAAGAGAAACTCTGGTCTTGGGCTGATCAATTCACGATCCGGGATTTGGATGACCGGCCGGTTTACTACGTCCACAGCAAGCTATTCTCTTGGGGGCACAAGCTGTCCTTCCAGGACCTGAAGGGCAACGAACTGGCCTTCATCGAGCAGAGGAAGTTGAGCCTGCTCCCGCGCTACCGGATCTATCGCGACGGCAAGCTGTTCGCCGAGATGACCAGGCAGTTTACATGGCTGGAGAAGAGGTTCACGCTCGATGTGCCCGGCCCAAACGATTACACGATCGAGGGCTCGCCGTCGGACCACGAGTTCATCTTCACGCGCGCCGGGCAGAAGGTCGCCACGGTCAGCCAGACGTACTTCAGCGCTACGCAGCTCTACGGCGTCCACATCGTCGACGGCGAGGACGACGTCTCCATTCTGTGCGCCTGCATCGTGATCGACCAGGTCATCGATGACGAAAAGAACGAGTAGGGGCACTCCGTTCCGAGCACCTCTCCCCCAGCTTTTTTCGGCCGGATGCGGATTTTCGTTGCTCTGCCGCTACATGTTTCGGGATGCTGAGGGGTTAAACTTTGCACGAAAGGCAAACGAGCAAATGGCAGAATCGACTACACAAGCTCCCGACGTGACGGCGGTCCGCGCCGCGGCGGAGGCGAATCGCGAGCAAATCACTCAGTTCATGATGGATGTGGTGTCGATCCCGTCCCTGTCCTGTCAGGAAGGCGACGTGATCCGCCGCATTGAGAAGGAAATGAAAGACGTCGGCTTCGACGAGGTCATCATCGACAAGATGGGCAACTGCCTGGGCCGCATCGGCAACGGCAAGACCGTCATCATGATGGACGCGCACATCGACACGGTCGACGTGGGCGACCCGGACGAGTGGACCGAGAATCCCCCCTACCCCGCCACGCTGAAGGATGGCGTGATCTACGGACGCGGCGCTGCAGATCAGAAGGGCGGCATCGTCGGCCTGGTCTACGCCGGCAAGCTGATCAAGGACCTCGATCTCGAAGACGACTTCACGGTCTGGGTCGTCGCCTCGACCCTCGAGGAAGATAGCGACGGCATCGCGCTGCTGCACATTATCGGCACCGAAGGCATCAAGCCGGACTACTGCGTGCTGACCGACTCGACGGACATGAACCTGTACCGCGGGCATCGCGGCCGCATGGAAATCAAGATCAACATCAAGGGCCGCAGTTGCCACGGCAGCGCCCCCGAGCGCGGCGACAACCCGGTCACCAAGGCCGCGCCGATCGTCCTCGACATCGACAAGCTAAACCATCGTCTGAAGGATGACGCGTTCCTCGGCAAGGGCACGATCTGCGTGTCGAAGATCGAGTGCAAGACGCCGAGCCTGTGCGCCGTGCCGGGCGAAGCGACCATCTACTGCGACCGTCGCCTGACCGCCGGCGAGACGCCCGAAGGCGCCATCCAGGAATTGAAGGATCTGGAAAGCGTCAAGGCCGCCAATGGCGTCGTGGAGATGCTTCAGTACAAGGTCACGACCTGGAATGGGTACGAGATCGGCCAGGAGAAGTTCTACCCGACCTGGGTATTCCCCGAGGATCATCCGCTGGTCCAGGTGGGCGAAGTGGCAGCCTCCATGGCAAAGGGCAGCCCGCAGAAGGCCGGAAAGTGGATTTTCTCCACGAACGGCGTCGCCTGTGCCGGCCGCATGGGCATCCCATCGATCGGTTTCGGCCCCGGAGCCGAAGCGGTCGCACACACGACGAAGGAATACTGCCCGGTTGACGACCTGGTCACCGCGGCCACGTTCTACGCCATCTTCCCGAAGATGATGGCCCAGAAGGTCAACGCCGAAGGGCTGAAATAACCCCCTGTCGAAGAGCCCTGCTCAACCGAGCCTCCCGTCGTTTGGCGGGAGGCTCGGTGCGTTTTCAGCGGCGGTGCTTTCGTATTCTGGTTGCCTACCGCTCACACATTCAGCAAATTAATAGGCTTTGGACTCGGAGCGAACTCCACGGGGATGACACGTAAGCACATGAAAACAACGATCCTGTCTCGATACACTCTCGGCTTCTGCCTGACGATACTTCTGGCGTGGACTTCGGTCTTCGCAGAACAGGTTCCAATCTCGGAGGTCGGCAGCGAACTCAAAGGACAGCAGGTAGAGATCGTTGGCCGCATCGCCAACAAGATCGCACCGATGGCCGGCGATGCGCCTTATCGCTGGTACCTGACGGATGATGAGGGCGCGATTACGATCCTTCTGGCGCAGTCAGTGGGCAAGGAACTCGACAGCCTGAACGCCGGCCAGGTGATCACAGTCACGGGACCCGTGGAACTCGATCGCTTCTCTCCAGTCATTCGCGTTTCGTCGAGTTCCCAGATCAAGCTGGGTGGCGAGCTTCTCACTGCCAAGATGAAGCGCGAGCGTGCGCGCGCCTCGCAGGCAACGCCGCGTCCGCCTGAACCGGCACGCCGCGTCCCCCCAGTCGCAACGATGGCACCGACGCCCCGGCCGACTCCCGCCGCAGCCCGTCGCCAGCAGAATCCGCCTCGCGCGCAGGCAACGCCGGACTGGGCGATGGTCACTCCGACGCCTCGGTTCTCGTCGGCTCTGATGGCAACTCCCGATCTTGACAAGGGTGACCCCTCGGCCAGCCGCTTCGATCTCAATGCCCCCTTTGAAGGTTTCCCTGGAGCAATCGCCCCTGAAGATCTGACCGAAGATATGATCGGCAAAGAAGTGACGATGACCGGCAAGATCATCAAGGTCTACGCCTCGCGCCATGACCGCATGCCGAATGCGCTCCGCATGCTGGAAGAGCCCCGCGAGATTGGCATCGTTTACTATCCGGACATCGCGCCGGAAGTCGAGCGCGGCCTTGGCGTCGCCATGCCCGGCCAGATGGTGACGGCTCGCGGCACCGTGGGAACCTACAAGGACCAGTTGCAGGTCCGCGTAACGCAGCCCAGCGACATCATTTTGCAGGGCAGTGGCCGGACGCTTGATTCGGTCAAGAATGAGCTGGTCGAGGGCGTCTCGGCAGACATGGTACAGGCCTTCCGCGCCGCCGAGTCGCTGCCTCAAGTGACGCCCGTGGGCGAAGCCGCCGATCACGTCGGCGAGGCGATCATCATCGTGGGATTCATAAACGACTTCCGCGCAGCTTGGAATGATCGTGCCCCGAACATCCTGTCTGTCCGCGATTCTTCCGGCAGCACAGAGGTCGTGTTCTGGGATGACATCGCCAAGAACTTCGACGAGGCCAAGTATGGCAAGACAACACCGATCGTCATCCATGGTATGAGCGACAAGTACCGCGATCGTCTGCAGATCAAGCCGGGTTCGATCGAGGATATCCAGATCCTGGATCCCCAGAACTTCCAGAAGCAGATCGAGGCAATGGCTGCTCGCCGGATCAGTTCCGGCCGCTGAGACAAGCACACTGAGAACAAAGTTCGGTTCCTGTCCTTGACCGGAGCGGCCCTGGCGTAGGGAATGGCCAGGGCCGTTTCGCGTTGGCCCCATCTTTTTGCCAGGATTCTCCCGTCCCTGATGTCCAGTCCCCGAGTCGTCATCATCGGAGCAGGTTTGGCCGGCGCTTCCACTGCATGGCAGTTGTCTCTCCGCGGAGTCGACCAGATCGCAATTCTCGAGAAGGAAGCTGTCATCGGTTACCATTCCTCCGGCCGCAACGCCGCGATGATTCGGCAACTGGTGGAGGACACGGAGATTGCGGCCCTCGCACGGGAAGGTGGGGCCTTCCTGCGCGATCTGCCGACCGATTGGGTGCGCCAACCGCAGTTCGACCATTGCGGATCGTACCTGCTGAGTTCAGGCGACGATCTCGGTGCGCTGCATCGAATGGTAGAAGCCGCGCAGCAAGCTGGAGTTCCAGTGGATTTGAAGGATCGCACTCAAGTCGCCGAGACCTTGAGCGTTCTGCGCGACGCAGACTTCGAACTGGCTGCCTACTCCCCCACTGACGGCGTGGTAGATGTGGCGGGGTTGCTGGGAGCTTACTTGAAGGAAGCCATCTCCGGCGGTGCGCAACTTCACGTGAATTGCCGCGTGCAACACATCGCGCGCAAAGTGAATGAGTTCATAGTTGAGACGAATCAGGGCGAGTTCACCGCCGATGTCATCGTGAATGCAGCCGGCGCATGGGCAGGACGCGTGGGTGAAATGATGGGTTCGCGCAAGCTACCTCTTCGCCCTTGCCGACGGCATCTCTACGTGACCGGACCGATGGACTGGGTCGACCCCAAGTGGCCATTCGCCTGGGATGTCGCTCATGGGCTCTACTTCCGACCGGAGTCGGGCGGCCTGCTGCTTTGTCCGTGCGATGTCGTGGATCATCCACCAGGCAGTCCTAACACAGATTCCGGCGTGACGGATCTCTTGGCCGAGAAACTCGACCGCCACATGCCTGGCCTGTCGCACGTGACAATCCAGACGTTCTGGGCGGGACTGAGAACGCTGACCCCGGACTCGCGGTTCGTGATCGGATGGGACCAGGATGTCGATGGCCTGTTCTGGGTCGCTGGCCTTGGGGGGCACGGCGTGACGACCAGCGCAGCCGTCGGGCGATTCGCCGCTGATCGGCTGTTGCGCGAAGACGCCGGCGAGAATCCTCTCGGTCCCGGACGTTTCAAGTAGTCCCGCGGCAAACAAATGCCGGGCCCGCGAGGGCCCGGCGCTTTCGTTTCAGCAAGTTGATGTGACGCTCGATCAACGGCCTTCGATGGGAACGTAGTGCCGTTCCGTCGGGCCCTGATAGACCTGGCGCGGACGGTAAATGGCCTGGTGCGGATTCTGGTGCACCTCGCGCCAGTTGGCAATCCAGCCGGGCATGCGGCCCATCGCGAAGATGGTCGTGAACATGCTGACCGGAATGCCCATCGCACGCATCAGAATGCCGCTGTAGAAATCGACGTTCGGATACAGCTTGCGCTCGACGAAGTACTCGTCCTCAAGCGCGGCGTCTTCGAGAGCCTTGGCGATCTCAAGCAGTGGGTCTTCGCGATTCAGGCTGCTCAGCACCTGGTCGGCGGATTTCTTCAGAATCTTGGCGCGTGGATCGAAGTTCTTGTAAACGCGGTGCCCAAAGCCCATCAGGCGGAAGTCGTCGTCCTTGTCTTTCGCGCGAGCGACGCACTGCTCGATGCTCATGCCGGACGTGTGAATGTCTTCGAGCATGCGCACCACAGCCGCATTCGCGCCGCCGTGCAACGGTCCCCAGAGGGCGCAGACACCAGAAGCGACGGATGCAAACAGGTTCGCGCGCGAGCTGCCGACCATACGCACGGTTGACGTCGAGCAGTTTTGCTCGTGATCCGCGTGCAAGATCAAGATCAGGTCGAGAGCGCGGGCAACCTGCGGGTTGATCGGCTTCTCGTTATTTGGCTCGTCGAACATCATGTGCAGGAAATTCTCTGTGTAGTTCAGATGCGGGTTCGGATACCGGAAAGGGCGCCCGTTCATCTTCTTATAAACATAGCTGATGATTGTGGCGGTCTTGCTCAGCAAACGTGCCGTCGCTTCCATGAAGGAGGTCTTGTCGTATGGAGACTCCAGGAGGTGGGGCGAATAGCAGGAAGCCGCGTTGATCATGGAGGAAAGCACAGCCATCGGATGCGCCGTGGGCGGGAAGCCCATAAAGTGGTGCCGCATATCTTCGTGAACGAGAGCATGCTCACGAAGGAGTTTGCGGAATTGCTCCAGTTCAACGGAGCAGGGCAGTTCGCCGAAGATGATCAGGTAGGCCACCTCAGCAAAGGTGGACTTCTCGGCGAGTTCCTCGATGGGATAGCCGCGGTAGCGCAGAATCCCCTTCTCACCGTTGATGAACGTGATCTTGCTCTGGCAAGAGCCAGTGTTCTTGTATCCGTCATCGAAAGTGATGAAACCGGATTGCGCCCTGAGTTTCGAGACATCGAGCGCCTTCTCGTTTTCGGTTCCGACAACGACTGGAAGTTCGAAGTCGGTCCCATCCAAGTTCAGCCGAACAGAGTCACCCATTATCTTTCTCCATACATCCGTTATAGTGGTGTGCCGCATGTGTGGGGGAAAAGCCAAGCAGGCGATTGCCAGGCGATGTGCCTCCGCTCCTCGCCCCTCACCTCGGTGTGCTGCGCAATTGCCTCCGGACCTCTCCAGCACATCGGATACC contains the following coding sequences:
- a CDS encoding LURP-one-related family protein, which codes for MVYQIEEKLWSWADQFTIRDLDDRPVYYVHSKLFSWGHKLSFQDLKGNELAFIEQRKLSLLPRYRIYRDGKLFAEMTRQFTWLEKRFTLDVPGPNDYTIEGSPSDHEFIFTRAGQKVATVSQTYFSATQLYGVHIVDGEDDVSILCACIVIDQVIDDEKNE
- a CDS encoding YgeY family selenium metabolism-linked hydrolase, with the translated sequence MAESTTQAPDVTAVRAAAEANREQITQFMMDVVSIPSLSCQEGDVIRRIEKEMKDVGFDEVIIDKMGNCLGRIGNGKTVIMMDAHIDTVDVGDPDEWTENPPYPATLKDGVIYGRGAADQKGGIVGLVYAGKLIKDLDLEDDFTVWVVASTLEEDSDGIALLHIIGTEGIKPDYCVLTDSTDMNLYRGHRGRMEIKINIKGRSCHGSAPERGDNPVTKAAPIVLDIDKLNHRLKDDAFLGKGTICVSKIECKTPSLCAVPGEATIYCDRRLTAGETPEGAIQELKDLESVKAANGVVEMLQYKVTTWNGYEIGQEKFYPTWVFPEDHPLVQVGEVAASMAKGSPQKAGKWIFSTNGVACAGRMGIPSIGFGPGAEAVAHTTKEYCPVDDLVTAATFYAIFPKMMAQKVNAEGLK
- a CDS encoding FAD-binding oxidoreductase produces the protein MSSPRVVIIGAGLAGASTAWQLSLRGVDQIAILEKEAVIGYHSSGRNAAMIRQLVEDTEIAALAREGGAFLRDLPTDWVRQPQFDHCGSYLLSSGDDLGALHRMVEAAQQAGVPVDLKDRTQVAETLSVLRDADFELAAYSPTDGVVDVAGLLGAYLKEAISGGAQLHVNCRVQHIARKVNEFIVETNQGEFTADVIVNAAGAWAGRVGEMMGSRKLPLRPCRRHLYVTGPMDWVDPKWPFAWDVAHGLYFRPESGGLLLCPCDVVDHPPGSPNTDSGVTDLLAEKLDRHMPGLSHVTIQTFWAGLRTLTPDSRFVIGWDQDVDGLFWVAGLGGHGVTTSAAVGRFAADRLLREDAGENPLGPGRFK
- a CDS encoding citrate synthase — protein: MRHTTITDVWRKIMGDSVRLNLDGTDFELPVVVGTENEKALDVSKLRAQSGFITFDDGYKNTGSCQSKITFINGEKGILRYRGYPIEELAEKSTFAEVAYLIIFGELPCSVELEQFRKLLREHALVHEDMRHHFMGFPPTAHPMAVLSSMINAASCYSPHLLESPYDKTSFMEATARLLSKTATIISYVYKKMNGRPFRYPNPHLNYTENFLHMMFDEPNNEKPINPQVARALDLILILHADHEQNCSTSTVRMVGSSRANLFASVASGVCALWGPLHGGANAAVVRMLEDIHTSGMSIEQCVARAKDKDDDFRLMGFGHRVYKNFDPRAKILKKSADQVLSSLNREDPLLEIAKALEDAALEDEYFVERKLYPNVDFYSGILMRAMGIPVSMFTTIFAMGRMPGWIANWREVHQNPHQAIYRPRQVYQGPTERHYVPIEGR